The following proteins are co-located in the Mus caroli chromosome 7, CAROLI_EIJ_v1.1, whole genome shotgun sequence genome:
- the LOC110299420 gene encoding olfactory receptor 51S1, whose protein sequence is MLPLSTQETSNISTLMAPTFLLVGLPGLEAAPSWWSVPLITIYLLSALGNGTILWIIALEPTLHRPMYFFLFLLSVSDVGLATVLMPTLLGLAFADAHTVPASACLLQMFFIHVFSVMESSVLLAMAFDRAVAICRPLHYPVLLTNGVISKIAVAIAFRCLSLHLPLPILLARMPYCRPQVLTHSYCLHPDMARLACPEAWGAVYSLVVVLSAMALDPLLIFFSYGLIGRALQGVGSAEDRWKAGQTCAAHLSAVLLFYIPMILLALIDRFKLPLSPPAHTLLSYIHFLLPPLMNPVLYSVKMKEIREKILKRLLPTKVGCA, encoded by the coding sequence ATGTTACCATTGTCCACCCAAGAAACCTCAAACATCAGCACATTAATGGCCCCCACTTTCCTATTAGTGGGCCTGCCTGGCCTGGAAGCTGCACCATCCTGGTGGTCAGTGCCTCTCATCACTATCTACCTTCTCTCTGCCCTGGGCAATGGTACAATCCTCTGGATCATTGCCCTGGAGCCCACACTGCATCGAccaatgtacttcttcctcttTTTGCTTAGTGTGTCTGATGTTGGCTTGGCCACCGTGCTAATGCCCACCCTGCTAGGCCTGGCCTTTGCTGATGCTCATACtgtccctgcctcagcctgccttctACAGATGTTCTTCATCCATGTCTTTTCTGTCATGGAGTCCTCTGTCTTGCTCGCCATGGCCTTCGATCGAGCAGTAGCCATCTGCCGCCCTCTCCACTACCCAGTGCTCCTCACCAATGGTGTCATTAGCAAGATTGCCGTAGCCATTGCTTTCCGATGCTTGAGTCTCCATCTGCCCCTGCCAATCCTGTTGGCTCGCATGCCTTATTGCCGTCCACAGGTCCTGACACATTCTTACTGCCTGCACCCAGATATGGCTCGCCTAGCTTGCCCAGAAGCATGGGGTGCAGTCTACAGCCTGGTTGTGGTACTGTCAGCGATGGCACTAGACCCTCTGCTGATTTTCTTCTCCTATGGGCTGATTGGGAGAGCATTGCAAGGTGTGGGGTCTGCTGAGGACCGCTGGAAGGCTGGTCAAACGTGTGCTGCTCACCTCTCTGCTGTGCTTCTCTTCTACATACCCATGATTCTCTTGGCACTCATTGACAGATTCAAGCTGCCACTCTCTCCGCCTGCTCACACTCTCCTCTCCTACATCCATTTCCTGCTCCCTCCACTGATGAACCCAGTTCTCTACAGTGTCAAGATGAAGGAGATTAGAGAAAAAATTCTCAAGAGGTTACTACCCACAAAGGTGGGCTGTGCTTAG
- the LOC110298745 gene encoding olfactory receptor 51A7-like has product MILNTSEVEISSFLLTGIPGFEHMHIWVSIPVCLMYMTAILGNCTILCVIRTEPSLHEPMYYFLSMLAFSDLGLSFSSIPTMLRIFLFNAMGISTDACIAQEFFIHGFTDMESSVLLIMSFDRFVAIRHPLRYSAILTSSRVVQIGLAFSVKSILLVLPLPFTLKRLRYCNKRLLSHSYCLHQDVMKLACSDNRVNFYYGLFVALCMMSDSVFIAVSYVFILKTVLGIASHGERLKALNTCVSHICAVLIFYVPIITLATMHRFAKHKSPLAMILIADAFLLVPPLMNPIVYCVKTRQIRVKVLEKLGLRSK; this is encoded by the coding sequence ATGATTCTCAATACCTCCGAGGTTGAAATCTCTTCATTCCTACTGACTGGGATCCCAGGCTTTGAGCATATGCACATTTGGGTTTCCATCCCTGTCTGCCTCATGTATATGACAGCTATCCTGGGAAACTGCACCATCCTCTGTGTCATCAGAACAGAGCCTTCTCTGCATGAGCCCATGTACTATTTTCTCTCCATGTTGGCCTTCTCTGATCTAGGTCTGTCTTTCTCCTCCATCCCCACTATGCTAAGAATATTCTTGTTCAATGCCATGGGGATTTCCACTGATGCCTGCATTGCCCAGGAATTCTTCATCCATGGATTCACAGACATGGAATCTTCAGTGCTCCTCATTATGTCCTTTGATCGCTTTGTAGCCATCCGGCACCCCCTAAGATACAGTGCCATCCTCACAAGCTCCAGGGTTGTACAAATTGGGCTAGCCTTTTCTGTTAAAAGCATTCTCCTGGTGCTTCCCCTTCCATTTACTTTAAAGAGACTCAGATACTGCAATAAACGCCTCTTGTCACACTCCTATTGTCTCCATCAAGATGTCATGAAGCTGGCGTGCTCTGACAACAGGGTTAACTTTTACTATGGGCTGTTCGTTGCACTCTGCATGATGTCAGACAGTGTGTTCATTGCTGTGTCTTATGTGTTCATCTTGAAGACGGTGTTGGGTATTGCATCCCATGGGGAGCGGCTCAAAGCTCTTAATACTTGTGTATCCCATATCTGTGCTGTGCTTATTTTCTATGTCCCTATCATTACCTTAGCTACCATGCATCGCTTTGCAAAGCATAAATCTCCATTAGCTATGATTCTGATAGCAGATGCTTTCTTGCTGGTACCACCTTTGATGAATCCCATTGTGTATTGTGTTAAAACTAGGCAGATAAGAGTAAAAGTTTTAGAAAAACTGGGTCTGCGTTCTAAGTAA